The following proteins are co-located in the Aquarana catesbeiana isolate 2022-GZ linkage group LG02, ASM4218655v1, whole genome shotgun sequence genome:
- the LOC141130044 gene encoding large ribosomal subunit protein eL37, translating to MTKGTSSFGKRRNKTHTLCRRCGSKAFHLQKSTCGKCAYPAKRKRKYNWSAKAKRRNTTGTGRMRHLKVVYRRFRNGFREGTTPKPKRAAVAASSSS from the coding sequence ATGACGAAGGGAACATCGTCATTCGGAAAGCGCCGCAATAAGACGCACACTTTGTGCCGTCGCTGTGgctctaaagccttccatttacaGAAGTCTACCTGTGGCAAGTGTGCCTACCCAGCTAAACGGAAGAGAAAGTACAACTGGAGTGCCAAGGCCAAGAGACGTAACACCACCGGAACCGGCCGCATGAGACATCTGAAGGTTGTGTACCGCAGGTTCAGGAATGGATTCCGTGAAGGTACAACTCCTAAACCCAAGAGAGCCGCAGTTGCAGCTTCCAGCTCCTCTTAA